Part of the Halopenitus persicus genome is shown below.
CGCTCGTTCCGGCGGAACCACGACTTGCGCCCGTTACTCCTCTCGGAGTTTCCGTTCGATCAGCTCGTCGAAGTCGACGTCGCCACGCTCGTATGCGTCCCTGTTTTGGGCGACGATACAGCCCTTCTCGGTGATCACGTAGAGCCCGCTGTTCGGGGCCGGGCCGACGCGGTCGAGGAGGTCGTAATCCGCCAATACCGGAAGTCGGGTGTTGATGTACGACCGGTTTCGGTCGAGAACGTACGCGAGATTCGCCGCGTTGTTCCGCCGACCGTCGATGAGGGCATCGAGGATCTCGAAGTCGGTCGGAACGGTCAACCGCATTAGGGCGGTATAACTCGTGCAAATATATAGTCCTTATTGATTCGCGTGCGAGTTATAACTAAATTAAGAAGAGATCATTGGGATATTTCAGTACGGTTGAACCTTGTCTAACCAACCAGTGGCTGATCTCTCGAATTGTCCCGTGGATTCCCACTCGAACGGTCGACCGGCCGGAACGCCGTTCGAATCCCCCGTCGCGCGGCATCCTGTTCCGTCGTCGTGCGTTTATGGCTCGCGATCGTCAGATCGGGGCGAATGACGAATCCTTCGGGGTCGAGACCGTCCTCTTCGTCGAGCACGTACATAGCTGCGGGTCCGGATCGACGTATCAGTGTCGTCCCCATATGCGTGGGTATCAGTCATTATGTCTCTCCCAACTGGCAACGTTGACTGATGGATTCCGGGCGGCCTACCGCGACCGGACCCGAACGCCGTCGTCGCAGTGCTCGATCACGGTATCGAACAGTCCGAGGAACGCGTTCACGGTTTGCTCGTCGTGTGCACGCGGATCCAGGTGGAATCGCGCGGTCGCGTTCGCGGCCGCACAGTGGCCGGTGATCCGGTTGACGAACCGGTAGCCGCGTTTGACGTCGACGTACTGGAGCAGCGTCGTGATCGAGGCGAACTGGAGGTCGACCGGGTACTCGCGGTCGGTCCACGCGTCGACCCGCTCGGTGATCCGGATCCCGAGCGGCGTCAACGCGCCGGGCGAGCTCACCGCGAGGACCGAGAACGCCGACCGGGAATCGTCGAACGCGGTCGCGTTCGCTCCGGTACAGAGGATCGCACCGTCGCCCGGGTCCGTGCCGACACGGCGGTCCCACGACTCGAGACACCGACGCGGCGACCGCGTCAGGCTGACCAGCAGCACGCCCGCGTCGGCAGGATTCACGACCGGACGCTCGGGGAACGGGGGCGCGGCGGCCGCGTCCGTGGTTCGGTCGAGGACGAGGACGGCGGACCCCGGCTCGATCGCCGCGGCCGGCTCCGAACCGTCCTCTCCGTCGGAACCGGTGCTCATCGATCGCCGTCGGCCTCGCGGTCGAGGTACTCCTTGGCGGTCCGGAGGTCGTCGATCGCCTGCGCGTGGTTGTCGATCGCGTCCTCGAGACTGGTCTCGATCTCGGCCTCGCTCAACTCGAACTCGTCGTGCGTGACGGCGAGGAGGTACCGCTCCAGGCTCGTGTTGGTGTGCGACTGTGCGTCGATGATGGCCTTTACCACCGTCCAGTCGACCTCGGAGGGATGGGGCGGAGCCATCACCGGTCCTCCGTGGTCGGGAACCGGACCGTCGTGGCGTGATCGTGCAGTCGGTCAAGCATCACGAGGTCCTCGCCCCGGCATCGTAGTTGAACGTTCGGCGGGGAACGGACGGTTGGCTCGTGGCGGAGGGGACGGGTGGCTGGCTCGTGGCGGAAGGGACGGGCGGTCGGATCGTGGTGACGCGGGATCCGCCGATCCGACCCCTTGGGGTGTGGCCGTGGAACGGATCGGACCGGCTCGGACATATGACACGTCTCTCCCATGCTTAATTTATACCGATGGTACATATCATTAATAAACTTACTGTACCCCACACATTTGTTGAGTTTCGTCTCGCCGTAGAATTATATAGCTTCACCCAGATTCGAGTCATATTCGGTCATTCGTGGATCAATATCGGAATATTACCCAAATATATCCACGGCGAATACGTCATTCAGGAGAGACGAGATCGGCGACGAGCGAGCGAAACCGCCGGTTCGTCAGTCTTCGGTCGGCGGCGTGAAACGAGATCTGGCCAAACCTCCGAGGACGCGCTCGACCGATCGGCGATCGTCGCGGCTCCGCCGGGCGACGGTTCACGCCCGGAGTACGTCCGCCAACCGGTCGGCGACGCGCCCCGCGACGACGTCCTTGCTCCCGCGAGCTTCCTCGACGTCGTCGGGGTCCGACTCCCCGGCTACGAGCAACACGCGCGTCTCGTCGGCGCCCATCACGCTCGCGTCGTTGGCGACGACGAACGAGAGTCCGACGCGGTCGTAGATCCGGTTCGCTTCCCGCACCATCGCCGCGTCGTCGCCGGACGTCTCGGCCTTGAACCCGACGATCGGCAGGTCCGGATGGGCGCTTCGGACGGCGTCGATCAGCTTCGGGGTCGGCTCCAGATCGACCGAGAGCGGCGATCCGGATCGGATCTTCTCGTCGACCGCGTCCGCGGTGAAATCCGAGATCGCCGCGGCCGACACGAGCGCGTCCGCGGTCGCGCAGGCGTCCGTGACCGCCGCCAGCATCTCGTCGGCCGTCTCGACGGGGGCCACGTCCGCGTACCCCACCTCCGGACCGTCCTGGACGAGCGTGACGTCCGCGCCCCTGATGTAGCAGGCACGCGCGACCGCGCGCCCGGTCTTGCCCGAGGACCGGTTGGTCAGGATCCGAATGGGATCGATGTACTCCTTGGTCGCGCCCGCGGTGACGACGACGTGCGCGCCGGCCAGCGAGTCGGGCGTCGTCGCGCGGGCGACCTCCGTGAGGATGGTCTCCTCGGTGGCGATCTTCGCCTTCCCCTCCTCGATCCGGGGGTCGGCGAAGCGCACGCCCCAGGACTCCAGCGTGTCGAGCGCCGCGAGCACGCCCGGGTGGTCGTACATCGGCTCGTGCATCGCGGGCGCGAACACGACCGGGACGCCGGCCCCGAGCGCGGTCGTCGCGCACGTCGTGACCGGCGTGTCGTCGATCGCCGCGGCCATCTTTCCGGCGGTGTTGGCTGTCCCCGGCGCGATCAGCAGCACGTCCCCCCAACCGTCGACGCCGCAGAGCGCGACGTGCTCGACCTCGCCGGTGATATCCGTGACGACGTCGGCCTCGGTCGCGAACTCGAGCGCCCACGGATGGACGATGTTCGAAGCGGCATCCGTCATCACCGCGCGCACGGACGCGCCCCGGCGGCGGAGCTCGTGGGCGAGTTCGACGGTCTTCACGGCCGCGATGCTGCCCGTCACGCCCAACGCGACGTTGACCCCCGAGAGCATTGGTCGCCGGTTCGGACGTGGCCCTTAAATACTCTCCCGAAACGTGTCGGAGCGCCGTCGAGCCGCATCCGTCCCGGGTCGGCGGCCGGCCGAAACACACTTGGCCGTCCGGCGACGCATCGCAGGCGTATGCCCTCCAGCATTCTCCTCCAGGACGGAGCGATGGCGTTCGTGTTCCTGTTCGGCCTGCTGCTGCTGGCCGTCCAGGTCGCGCTCATCGTCTGGACGTATTCGGACGCGCAACGGAACAGCAGCCACCCCGCGTTTCTGTGGGCGATCGTGATCTTCTTCGCGCCCCTGCTGGGGATCGTGTTGTACCTCCTGCTCGGTCGCGACCGAGTGTAGCCGACGTCGCGGCGTGCCGTCGCGACTTCCGGATCCTACCGCCTCACTCCTCGGGCAGTCGTCCGAGATCGTCGTCGACCAGGCTCGGGTGCGTCCGCTGTCGCTCCCCGTGTGGTTCGGCGAGATACTCCCGCATCGCGGCGAGCGACTCGCGCTCGCGGACGCGGCGCTCCGTCTCCGAAACCTCCTCACACCCCGGCGGGACCTCCCGGTTGCGGTCGGTGAAGTACCCCTCCGGGGCGACCCAGTCGTGGTAAAAGGGGATCTCCGCGTCGTGGATCAGCGTGAGCGCCGTCTCGGCCCCGTCGCCCGCCGCGACGATCGCCTGGTGGTACCGCTCCGCCAGCCGTCCGGCCACGTAAAGCCCGTCGACCGAGGTCCGGCCGTGGCCGTCGTCCTCGACGTACGTCTTCGACCCCGCGGCGCGACGGTCCGCGCCGACCGGATCCAGATAGGAGGTGTCCGACCAGGAGGTCGCGATCGCGCGCTCGGCGAGCAGTGCCTCGGGAGCCTCCCCGTCGTCGTCTTCAGCCCCCTCCTCGCGCTCGAGCACCGCGCGAAACCGCGGGTCACGATCGCTCCCGCCACGGTTCGTTCGATCGGTTTCGTCGTGATCCGCAACGTCCTCTAGCCGCGTCACGCGCCCCCGACGCAGGTCGACGCCGTTGCGGGTCGCCTGCGACCGTCCCATCTCGAGGAGCAGTCGCGGGTTGATCCCGGCGGGGAAGCCGAGGTAGTTCTCGACGTGCGCGTTGCGCTTCAGGATCGACTCGCCGGCGGTGACGACGACGGTGTCCAGACCGGCGCGCGCGGTGAACGTGGCCGCGGACAGCCCCGCCATCCCGCCGCCGACGATCAGCACCTCGTAGGGGTCCGACTCGGACATACCCCCGTTCGGCGTGGCGAGAATATATGAAAACCGGATCGAGCCGCGGTGGCGGTCGCGCTACTCCTCGTCAGCGTCCGCTCCGGACTCCTCAGCGTCCCCGGACGCGTCGTCCTCGGCCGAATCGGCGTCGGCCGCATCGGCGTCGGCCGCATCGGCGTCGGCCGCATCGGCGTCGGCCGCGTCGTCCTCGTCCGGTTCGTCCTCGGCGAGCAGCCCGTGTTCCTCGAGGATCGCCTCCTTCTCCGCGGTCGACCGCTCGTGGAACGTCTCGTCGTCGACCGTCACGGTCCCGACGCCGACGCCCTCCGGGCGCAGTCCCTCGTCGTTCACCTCGGCCAGCGCCTCGAGCGCGAGGGCGACCGCCTCGTCGGTCGAGAGGTCCTCGCTGTAGTGCTCCTCGAGGTACTCACGGATGTCCGTCCGGTTCGAGCCGACCGAGAGCGCCTTCCACTCGTAGGGGGTTCCGGACGGGTCCGTCTCGAACAGACGCGGCTCCCCGTTCTCGATCCCGCCGACGACCAGCGCGACGCCGAACGGGCGCGCGCCGCCGACCTGGGTGTACTGCTGGATGTGGTCGGTGATGTCCTTGGTCAGCGTCTCGATGCCGATCGCCTCGCCGTATCGCAGCCGGTTCACCTGGGCCTGGCGGCGGGCGAAGTCGATGAGCTTGCGCGCGTCGGCAACGTGGCCGGCCGACGCGACGCCGACGTGGTCGTCCGCCTTGTGGATCTTCTCGACGCTCGCCGGCTCCATCAGCGACGACCGAGCGCGCTTGTCCGCGACGAGGACGACGCCGTCCGCGGCGCGGACGCCGATGCTCGCGGTGCCGCGCTTGACGGCCTCGCGGGCGTATTCGACCTGGTAGAGCCGACCGTCGGGCGAGAAGATCGTGATGCCGCGGTCGTACGCCTGTTGTTGGGCTTGTCCCTGCATATGGTATCACTCGAGATCGAGTCGCGTCGCGCCGACGTGACCCGACCCCGTGGACACGTCGACCGCGTCACCGCGGACGACGGCCGGTCGGTCGGCGCCCTCGAACGCGACGTCTCTCTGTTCCGCAGGTCCGCCCGCCCGACCCATATATCTTTCTTCACAGGCTCGAACCGTCCCCGAAATCCCGCGAACGTGGATCCCGACCTGCTGGTCCTCGATCGTCGAGACGCAGGCGATCGCGGCCCGGGCAGTCGACACGTGTCCGCGTCGAATCCGGACCACCGCCTCCCCCTCGCCCGTCGTCTCGTCGAACGTGAACGACAGCACCGACAGGTCCGCGTCCGCGCTTCCTGGGTCCCCGAGGAGGTTCCCTGCCGCGTACCAGAGCGCCCGCTGAAAGTCCCGCCGGCCGATCGTCGCGTCGGGCCACGTCTCGATCCCGACGCCGAGGTACCGCCACCGCGGCCGGAGGTGCTTTGGAAGATGCTTCACTTCCCCACCTCCGATCCGGCATCGTCCACGGGTTCGGCGTCGTCACCGTACCGACCACGCCGGACGCCCGGCTCGACGAACGATTCCGAGAGCCGATGGCGGTTCCGCTCGGCGATCCGCCGCCACGCGCGGAGCCCCTCGTCGATCGCGGCCGCATCGAACCCGATGGCCTCGCCGACCGCCCGCAGCTCCCGTGGCGCACGGAGCTCGAGGTGTGATTCCGCGGTCGCGCTCACGACGTAGGGCGCGCCGTAGTGGTCGACGATCTCCCGCAGCTTCCGGAGGCCCGCGAGCGCCTGAACGCGGCGTCCGCCGGTCGCCCGGAGGACCGGCCCGAGGTCGAACTCGATTGCCACGCCGTGGTCGACGGCGGCCTTCGCGAGCACGTGGTTCACGTCCCCGCGGTCGGCCATCGGCGTCGAGAGCACGTCGACGCGGTCGGACTCGACCGCGAACCGGTTGAGCGCGTTCGACCCGCCCCGGACCGACAGCACCGTGAAGTCGGGTCGGAAGTTCCCGACCGACCCGCTCGCTGCCGAGGGGTCGTCCGCGTCGATCTCGGCACCGTCGACGACGTCGATGCCGTACTCGTCGCCGACCGCCGCCAGGTCCGTCCCGTTCGAGGCGGACCGCGTCCGGACCACCAGCCCCGAGTAGCCGAGCCGTGCTGCCGCCTCGGCGAATCGGGCGACGGTGCTCTCGCCCGCCGGATGCGCGTGGACCGCCTCATACATACGCCGGCGTTCGGCGGCCGGGGATTTGGGGATTGCGCTTGTCGGCGTCGCCGTGCCGCCACCGGTCCGCTGAGGTGAGACCGTTTCCGCTGAGGTGAGACCGTTTCCGACTGCTCCCGGCTGCCACCGACCGCTTCAGTCGTCCACGGCGTCGGGGTCGTGCACCGCCGTGACGACGTCGACCGCGGCTCGGTTCCGGGCCACGTCGTGGACGCGGACGATGTCGGCGCCACGATCGACCGCGACCGCCGTTCCGGCGACCGTCGCAGCCCCGCGGTCGTCGGCGTCGTAGCCGAGCGACCCGAACATCGACTTGTGTGAGTGGCCGATCAGGATCGGACAGTCGAGCGCGGCGAACTCCTCGACCCGCGACAGGATCTCGAACTCCTCGGCGGAGGACTTGGCGAACCCGAGTCCCGGATCGACGATCACGTTGTCGCGGTCGATCCCCGCCGCCTCGGCGCGCAGGATCCGCTCTCGGAGGGCGGCGATCACGTCGTCGACGACGTCCTCGTACTCGACGGTGGTGTCGGGATCGACGGGTGCATCGAGGCTGTGCATCACGACGACCGGACAGCCGGCCTCGGCGACGACCTCCCGCATCCGGGGGTCCTCGAGTCCTGTCACGTCGTTGATGACGTCCGCGCCGGCCGCAAGCGCCGCCTCCGCGACGGCCGGCTTGCGCGTGTCGACCGAAATCGCGACGTCTCCGTCCGCGACGGCCGGCAGCTCCCGAAGCGCCTCGACGGCTGGAACCACGCGATCGATCTCGTCGTCGACCGGAACCGGGTCGGCGCCGGGCCGCGTCGACTCGCCGCCGACGTCGATGACCCCCACGCCGGCGTCGATCATCCGCCGCGCGCCCGCGACGGCGTCCTCGAGCCCCCCGTGGCGTCCGCCGTCGTGAAAGGAGTCCGGCGTGACGTTGAGGATCCCCATCACTGTGGGTCCATCGGTCCAGGGCCAGTCGACATCGGCGGCATCGCCGGTTCGGTGGGCACCGCCCGCGTCCGCCTGGTCGGTTCGGGACACGCCCGCCTCCGCCGACTCGAACGCCGGGATACCCGCCCGATCGCGGATGGTCCCGGCGAGGCCGGGAAGGCCCTCGTGACCGCCGTTGTGGTCCCTCCCGTCGATCGCGTCGGCAAGCTCGCGAAGCCGGTCGACGGTTCCGCCGAGCACGACCTCGATCGATTCGCCGCCGGGTCCGACTCCCGAGACCGCACACTCCACGTCGGCCTCGAGCGCCGCCCGGCGAACCGTCTCCGCTCGCGTCGGGTCGAGCTGCGTCCGGAGGACGCGGTGGACCAGCCCGTCGCGGACGCGGTCGCGGTCGGCCTCGGCCACGTCCGCGTCCACGAGCAGCGTCTCGGCGTCATCGAGGTCGTCGGTCCGCTTCGGAACGACCCGCCGCGTGTAGCGTGCGCGACCCTCCGCAACCGCAAACAGCGACCCGGCAAGAAGGACGCAGTCGTCGGCGCCTGCGCGGTCGACCGCGGCCTCGAGCGCGTCCGCCACCGCGGGCTCGACCGTCACGTTCCCGACCCCGGCGTCGTCGAACGCCGCCGCCAGCACGTCGGGGTCCTCCGCACGCGGGTGGTCGGGCTCACAGGTGTGGACTGACGACGGCGTCGGCAGGGCTGCGATCGTCCCCGCGTGGTCCTTGTCGTGCATCGCCCCGAACGCGAGGTGGAGCTCGTCGTAGTCGTATTCCCCCAGCGTTCCCGCCAGCGTCCGGCAGGCGGCCGGGTTATGGGCACCATCGAGGACGACGAGGGGATCGGTTCCGAGGACCTCGAACCGTCCCGGCCAGGTGGCCGTGGCCAGCCCGTCGGTGACTGCCGCATCCGGGATCGGGGCGGCTGCCGTCTCCGGTTCGGATCCGGAACTCCGACCGTCAGCGGCGGTCCCGGAACTCCGACCGTCCGTGAGCCGGTCGACGGTCGCGTGGGCGAGCGCGACTGCGATCGCGGCGTTGGTGGCCTGATACTCGCCGACGAGCGGAAGACGCGCATCGTACCCCCAACCCGACCCCGTCACCTCGATCCGGGAATCGGTCGGGCTGCGTCCCCCCGACCGCGTCTCCATCCGCCCGTGGTAGGTGGCGGTCACGTCCGGGTCGGGATCGGGGTCGGAGACGGTCGGCCCGTCCACCGTCCGGACCTCGCCGCCGACGTCCGCGACGACCTCCCTGACGACCGACAGCGCGGTCCCGCCGCACGCCGTGACGACCGGGGTCCCAGCGCCCGCGATCCGGGCCTTGGTTCGGGCGATCTCCTCGATCGAGTCGCCGAGGACCGCCGTATGCTCGAGCGAGACGTTCGTGATGGCGGCCGCGATCGGATCGACGGCGCTCGTGGCGTCGTACTCGCCCCCGAGACCGACCTCGAGGACCGCGACGTCGACGTCACGGCGGGCGAACTCCTGGATAGCCATCGCGGTCACCACCTCGAAGAAGGTGAGCGGATCGCCGGATGCGGCCCGATCGACGAGCCACGGACGCGTTCGCTCGACGAACGCGGCGATCGCGTCGTCGCTCATCGGGCGCCCGTCGACGCGGACGCGCTCCGAGAGGTCCTCGAGATGTGGGGAGGTGTACAGGCCGACCGTCCGGTCGCCCTGCCGCAGGACCGATTCGGCGATCCGAGCGGTGCTTCCCTTCCCGTTCGACCCGGCGATCTGCACGAACTCGAGCTCGTCCTCCGGGTTCCCGAGGTGGTCGAGCAGCGCCTCGATCGAGTCGGTCCCGGGCCGAACCGAGAAGCGGCGGAGGCCGAACAGGAAGTTCGCCGCCTCGTGGTAATGCATATACCGTCACGGTCGGGCGGGGCGTCGCTTGAGGGTGACGATGTCGACGATCGAACGCGAGTGCCGATCGCGAGGCTGCCGACGGCGCTGCGACCACGAGCCGGCAGCCTCGGCCGCAGGAGGAACGTTAAAAACCGACCACGACACAGGTACCCACGTGAAGCGAATCAGGCTCGGGAACGCCGTCTTCGAGGGACTCAACGACGTCTACGTCCTCGACGGGGAGACGACGGCCCTCGTCGATACGGGGATCGCAACGCCGGCGGTCGAATCGGAACTGGCGGACGGGCTCGCCGAGTTCGGACTCGAGTTCACGGACGTCGACGAGGTCCTGCTCACCCATTGGCACCAGGACCACGCCGGTCTGGCCGGGGTGATACAGCGCGAGAGCGACTGCGTCGTCCGCGTCCACGAGGCCGACGCCCCGCTCGTGTCGGGCGCGGAACGCCCGCCGTCGAGCGACCCGGAGCTGCGGCGGAACGTCTTCGACCGGTGGGGAATGCCCGACGCGGCCCGCGAGGAGCTCGAGGAGGTGCTCGACGTCAACGAGTCGTTCCGCGAGGTGGACGCCGACGTCACGCCGTTCGCCGACGGCGACCGGTTCACGATCAACGGGACCGAGATGGAGGCGGTGCACCTGCCCGGCCACGCCGCCGGGCTCGCCGCGTTCGCGTTCGACCGAACGGGCGTCGACACGTCGGAGATCGACGATCACGCGACCGGGTCCGGAACGAAAACGACGCGTGACGGAGGCGGCGACGAGGCCGCCTTCGTCGGCGACGCGATCCTGCCGCGGTACACGCCGAACGTGGGCGGCGCGGACCTTCGGATGACGAACGCGCTCGCCCAGTACGTGAACAGCCTCGTTCGCGTCATCGACCGCGACTGGTCGGTGGCCTATCCCGGCCATCGGGACACGATCGCGGACCCGAGTCGGCGGGCCGCGGTGATCCTCGAACACCACCGCGAGCGCACCGAGCGCGTCATCGACGTCCTCCGCGATCACGGCCCGATCGACACCTGGAGCGTCTCCGCACACCTCTTCGGCGACCTCTCGGCGGTCCACATCCTCCACGGCCCCGGCGAGGCGCACGCCCACCTCGAGCATCTCGCGGACGCCGAGATCGTCGAACGCGATGGAACCGAGTACGCGCTCGTGGACACGGACCCCGACGTCAGGTCGCTGTTCCCCGAGACGCGGTTCTACGGTCGGGTCACGGCCGAAACCGAGGGGCGCTGAGGCGCCCGCGCCGGCCCCATCGCCACCCGCTCCATCGCGACCCGCCGCTCCGATCTAGCGGCGCCAGAAGCTTCCCGTGAACACGACGAGCACGGGCAGGATCTCGAGCCGGCCGAACCACATCAGAAGGACCATCACCAGCTTCGAGGTGGCCGGCAGATCGAGATACGATCCGAAAGGTCCCAACCGGCCGAACGCGGGCCCGATGTTGCCGATCGCCGCGAGGCTGGCGCCGATCGCCTCCAGGGCCGTGAGCTCGAGCCCGATGCGAGCCGCATCGAGTGCGATCACGAGCACGCCGGCGCCGAACAGC
Proteins encoded:
- the coaBC gene encoding bifunctional phosphopantothenoylcysteine decarboxylase/phosphopantothenate--cysteine ligase CoaBC codes for the protein MLSGVNVALGVTGSIAAVKTVELAHELRRRGASVRAVMTDAASNIVHPWALEFATEADVVTDITGEVEHVALCGVDGWGDVLLIAPGTANTAGKMAAAIDDTPVTTCATTALGAGVPVVFAPAMHEPMYDHPGVLAALDTLESWGVRFADPRIEEGKAKIATEETILTEVARATTPDSLAGAHVVVTAGATKEYIDPIRILTNRSSGKTGRAVARACYIRGADVTLVQDGPEVGYADVAPVETADEMLAAVTDACATADALVSAAAISDFTADAVDEKIRSGSPLSVDLEPTPKLIDAVRSAHPDLPIVGFKAETSGDDAAMVREANRIYDRVGLSFVVANDASVMGADETRVLLVAGESDPDDVEEARGSKDVVAGRVADRLADVLRA
- the folP gene encoding dihydropteroate synthase, which produces MHYHEAANFLFGLRRFSVRPGTDSIEALLDHLGNPEDELEFVQIAGSNGKGSTARIAESVLRQGDRTVGLYTSPHLEDLSERVRVDGRPMSDDAIAAFVERTRPWLVDRAASGDPLTFFEVVTAMAIQEFARRDVDVAVLEVGLGGEYDATSAVDPIAAAITNVSLEHTAVLGDSIEEIARTKARIAGAGTPVVTACGGTALSVVREVVADVGGEVRTVDGPTVSDPDPDPDVTATYHGRMETRSGGRSPTDSRIEVTGSGWGYDARLPLVGEYQATNAAIAVALAHATVDRLTDGRSSGTAADGRSSGSEPETAAAPIPDAAVTDGLATATWPGRFEVLGTDPLVVLDGAHNPAACRTLAGTLGEYDYDELHLAFGAMHDKDHAGTIAALPTPSSVHTCEPDHPRAEDPDVLAAAFDDAGVGNVTVEPAVADALEAAVDRAGADDCVLLAGSLFAVAEGRARYTRRVVPKRTDDLDDAETLLVDADVAEADRDRVRDGLVHRVLRTQLDPTRAETVRRAALEADVECAVSGVGPGGESIEVVLGGTVDRLRELADAIDGRDHNGGHEGLPGLAGTIRDRAGIPAFESAEAGVSRTDQADAGGAHRTGDAADVDWPWTDGPTVMGILNVTPDSFHDGGRHGGLEDAVAGARRMIDAGVGVIDVGGESTRPGADPVPVDDEIDRVVPAVEALRELPAVADGDVAISVDTRKPAVAEAALAAGADVINDVTGLEDPRMREVVAEAGCPVVVMHSLDAPVDPDTTVEYEDVVDDVIAALRERILRAEAAGIDRDNVIVDPGLGFAKSSAEEFEILSRVEEFAALDCPILIGHSHKSMFGSLGYDADDRGAATVAGTAVAVDRGADIVRVHDVARNRAAVDVVTAVHDPDAVDD
- a CDS encoding RNase P subunit p30 family protein, translated to MYEAVHAHPAGESTVARFAEAAARLGYSGLVVRTRSASNGTDLAAVGDEYGIDVVDGAEIDADDPSAASGSVGNFRPDFTVLSVRGGSNALNRFAVESDRVDVLSTPMADRGDVNHVLAKAAVDHGVAIEFDLGPVLRATGGRRVQALAGLRKLREIVDHYGAPYVVSATAESHLELRAPRELRAVGEAIGFDAAAIDEGLRAWRRIAERNRHRLSESFVEPGVRRGRYGDDAEPVDDAGSEVGK
- a CDS encoding DUF7504 family protein; this encodes MSTGSDGEDGSEPAAAIEPGSAVLVLDRTTDAAAAPPFPERPVVNPADAGVLLVSLTRSPRRCLESWDRRVGTDPGDGAILCTGANATAFDDSRSAFSVLAVSSPGALTPLGIRITERVDAWTDREYPVDLQFASITTLLQYVDVKRGYRFVNRITGHCAAANATARFHLDPRAHDEQTVNAFLGLFDTVIEHCDDGVRVRSR
- a CDS encoding Rpp14/Pop5 family protein, with translation MKHLPKHLRPRWRYLGVGIETWPDATIGRRDFQRALWYAAGNLLGDPGSADADLSVLSFTFDETTGEGEAVVRIRRGHVSTARAAIACVSTIEDQQVGIHVRGISGTVRACEERYMGRAGGPAEQRDVAFEGADRPAVVRGDAVDVSTGSGHVGATRLDLE
- a CDS encoding PLDc N-terminal domain-containing protein; translated protein: MPSSILLQDGAMAFVFLFGLLLLAVQVALIVWTYSDAQRNSSHPAFLWAIVIFFAPLLGIVLYLLLGRDRV
- the psmA gene encoding archaeal proteasome endopeptidase complex subunit alpha; its protein translation is MQGQAQQQAYDRGITIFSPDGRLYQVEYAREAVKRGTASIGVRAADGVVLVADKRARSSLMEPASVEKIHKADDHVGVASAGHVADARKLIDFARRQAQVNRLRYGEAIGIETLTKDITDHIQQYTQVGGARPFGVALVVGGIENGEPRLFETDPSGTPYEWKALSVGSNRTDIREYLEEHYSEDLSTDEAVALALEALAEVNDEGLRPEGVGVGTVTVDDETFHERSTAEKEAILEEHGLLAEDEPDEDDAADADAADADAADADAADADSAEDDASGDAEESGADADEE
- a CDS encoding FAD-binding protein encodes the protein MSESDPYEVLIVGGGMAGLSAATFTARAGLDTVVVTAGESILKRNAHVENYLGFPAGINPRLLLEMGRSQATRNGVDLRRGRVTRLEDVADHDETDRTNRGGSDRDPRFRAVLEREEGAEDDDGEAPEALLAERAIATSWSDTSYLDPVGADRRAAGSKTYVEDDGHGRTSVDGLYVAGRLAERYHQAIVAAGDGAETALTLIHDAEIPFYHDWVAPEGYFTDRNREVPPGCEEVSETERRVRERESLAAMREYLAEPHGERQRTHPSLVDDDLGRLPEE
- a CDS encoding MBL fold metallo-hydrolase translates to MKRIRLGNAVFEGLNDVYVLDGETTALVDTGIATPAVESELADGLAEFGLEFTDVDEVLLTHWHQDHAGLAGVIQRESDCVVRVHEADAPLVSGAERPPSSDPELRRNVFDRWGMPDAAREELEEVLDVNESFREVDADVTPFADGDRFTINGTEMEAVHLPGHAAGLAAFAFDRTGVDTSEIDDHATGSGTKTTRDGGGDEAAFVGDAILPRYTPNVGGADLRMTNALAQYVNSLVRVIDRDWSVAYPGHRDTIADPSRRAAVILEHHRERTERVIDVLRDHGPIDTWSVSAHLFGDLSAVHILHGPGEAHAHLEHLADAEIVERDGTEYALVDTDPDVRSLFPETRFYGRVTAETEGR
- a CDS encoding phage repressor protein gives rise to the protein MRLTVPTDFEILDALIDGRRNNAANLAYVLDRNRSYINTRLPVLADYDLLDRVGPAPNSGLYVITEKGCIVAQNRDAYERGDVDFDELIERKLREE